The proteins below come from a single Spirochaetota bacterium genomic window:
- a CDS encoding methyltransferase domain-containing protein, translating into MPLTLNALEKIGINRLNKGPAPMIDLLGMLSFKAVATALKLGIFDCLGTEAKNAGDMASVINVDQRGLILLLDALVHLGYLKLKRGYYRNTACTRKWLLSGSPYSIAALFHQFNDMSLRWDYLDRSIQIGKPHIPGWQWLDRHPECWNAYHAGLQCSAVLVAQELLKKVTLPSGAARVIDIGGSHGQYCIELCLRYQNLSCIVYDWEPAEKTAVDNIESFGLSDRITFKAGDFISDPIGNGYDVMLVFNVIRIFKPGELVVLLRKFHESLAPQGMIIIMDHLGHVPSSQLMKTNAALLKLELYNSTEGTFHNRSDVRRWLEESGFSAIRDFCIKRTPGLGVITAVKK; encoded by the coding sequence ATGCCTCTTACATTAAACGCTCTGGAAAAAATTGGCATAAACCGCCTCAACAAGGGGCCGGCCCCGATGATCGACCTTCTCGGCATGCTGTCGTTCAAGGCTGTCGCGACCGCGCTGAAGCTGGGCATTTTTGACTGTCTTGGAACAGAAGCTAAAAATGCTGGCGATATGGCATCTGTAATAAATGTTGACCAGCGTGGGCTGATACTGCTTCTCGATGCTCTCGTCCATCTTGGGTATCTCAAACTGAAGCGTGGATACTACCGAAATACCGCCTGCACCAGGAAATGGCTTCTGTCGGGCTCACCCTACTCTATCGCTGCCCTGTTCCATCAATTCAACGATATGTCCTTGCGGTGGGATTATCTTGACCGGTCGATCCAAATCGGTAAGCCCCATATACCCGGATGGCAGTGGCTCGACCGGCATCCGGAATGCTGGAACGCCTACCATGCGGGATTGCAATGCTCGGCCGTTCTCGTGGCGCAGGAGCTCCTGAAAAAGGTCACATTACCGTCAGGCGCGGCGAGGGTGATCGATATAGGCGGAAGTCACGGACAGTACTGCATCGAATTATGCCTCCGATACCAGAATCTCTCCTGTATCGTGTACGATTGGGAGCCGGCTGAAAAAACGGCTGTTGATAATATCGAATCATTCGGATTGTCGGATCGAATAACCTTCAAAGCCGGGGATTTCATCAGCGATCCTATTGGGAACGGTTATGATGTCATGCTCGTATTCAACGTGATAAGGATATTCAAGCCCGGTGAACTTGTGGTATTATTGAGAAAATTTCATGAATCCCTTGCGCCTCAGGGCATGATAATCATCATGGACCATCTCGGTCATGTCCCATCTTCACAGTTGATGAAAACCAATGCGGCCCTCTTGAAGCTGGAACTTTATAATTCAACCGAAGGAACGTTTCACAACAGGAGCG
- a CDS encoding MBL fold metallo-hydrolase: protein MKIKPLGKRKLSLANKGGLDIFFLGVGSAFTKEQYHTILVVIKGKDHLLIDCGHRCPQAMHDVGLTITDVRNILVTHSHADHIGGLEELAIMGRYFAKRRPVMVINETFQHLLWETSLRGGLGHNERTAHKVLTFDDFFEVIRPDKIPKYARDTFAVKVGSIDIKMVRTKHIPDTAPDWQSSFWSCAVIIDDRIFFSSDTRYDPSLVVDYDREFNFEAIFHDCQFFNGGVHAGIDELNQLPAEIKKKLYLYHYGDNWKKFEKTAEKYGFAGFTQQHAYYGFGKN, encoded by the coding sequence ATGAAGATTAAACCCCTTGGGAAGCGCAAGCTGTCCCTTGCCAATAAAGGCGGCCTGGATATTTTTTTTCTCGGCGTCGGCAGCGCTTTCACCAAGGAGCAATACCATACCATTCTCGTCGTTATCAAGGGTAAAGACCATCTTCTCATCGATTGCGGTCATCGATGCCCCCAGGCCATGCATGACGTCGGCCTGACGATAACCGATGTACGTAACATTCTCGTCACCCATTCCCATGCCGATCATATCGGCGGTCTCGAAGAGCTTGCGATCATGGGACGATACTTCGCGAAGCGCAGGCCGGTGATGGTCATCAATGAAACATTTCAGCATCTACTCTGGGAAACATCGCTGCGAGGCGGGCTCGGCCATAATGAGAGAACGGCCCACAAGGTGCTAACGTTCGATGACTTCTTCGAGGTGATCAGGCCAGACAAGATCCCTAAATATGCCCGGGATACCTTCGCCGTGAAAGTCGGGAGCATCGATATCAAGATGGTTCGCACCAAGCATATTCCCGACACGGCACCGGACTGGCAGAGCTCTTTCTGGAGCTGCGCTGTGATTATAGACGATCGTATCTTCTTCAGCAGCGATACGCGCTACGATCCTTCTCTGGTGGTCGATTATGACAGGGAGTTCAATTTCGAAGCTATCTTTCATGACTGCCAGTTTTTCAATGGCGGAGTCCATGCCGGCATTGATGAGCTCAACCAGCTCCCGGCTGAAATAAAGAAAAAACTTTACCTTTATCATTACGGGGATAACTGGAAAAAATTCGAAAAGACCGCGGAAAAATACGGGTTTGCCGGTTTCACGCAACAGCATGCCTACTATGGTTTCGGAAAAAACTAA
- a CDS encoding rhomboid family intramembrane serine protease has protein sequence MAFTRTGNIWQSFKTVLFIVLILWLILIIGLFLPLENFGIKPRTVHGLMGILFAPFIHSGIEHLLTNSISLLILGSIFLTMERKLSIFLVIQIILIGGGGTWLIGRSEYTHVGASGVIYGILGYLLTMGFFSRNAKAIVVSIVVFILYGGAIWGIFPTVGFISWESHLCGFIAGIITARQNSNNKR, from the coding sequence ATGGCATTTACCCGAACCGGCAATATCTGGCAGTCATTTAAGACCGTCCTCTTCATCGTATTGATACTCTGGTTGATCCTTATTATCGGTCTGTTCTTGCCACTGGAGAATTTCGGGATAAAACCACGGACGGTTCACGGCTTGATGGGGATATTATTCGCTCCCTTCATTCATTCAGGTATCGAGCATCTCCTGACAAACTCCATAAGCCTTCTTATCCTTGGCTCGATCTTCCTTACCATGGAGCGAAAGCTTTCGATATTCCTTGTCATTCAGATAATACTTATAGGGGGGGGCGGCACCTGGCTTATCGGCCGGTCGGAATACACCCATGTCGGTGCCAGCGGCGTCATCTACGGCATCCTGGGGTATCTGCTGACCATGGGCTTCTTCAGCCGCAACGCAAAGGCGATCGTCGTCTCCATTGTCGTTTTTATTCTCTATGGCGGCGCCATTTGGGGAATATTTCCAACAGTCGGCTTCATATCATGGGAGAGCCACCTGTGCGGCTTCATAGCCGGCATAATCACCGCCAGGCAAAACTCCAATAATAAAAGATGA
- a CDS encoding cyclic nucleotide-binding domain-containing protein, which yields MSKNIIYFQNGERIIEAGRVETKMYIILDGEVQISLSDKVDKIVVAQLKKGDFFGEISLFNKTPRSATATAVGNVKLAFIDSVEQLRSFLIKNPVFAAKMVHTLAQRLAKTDEILIGKISELNRIKVTRDI from the coding sequence ATGAGCAAAAATATCATTTATTTTCAGAACGGAGAAAGAATAATCGAAGCGGGCAGGGTGGAAACAAAGATGTACATCATACTCGATGGTGAAGTGCAGATTTCCCTTTCCGATAAAGTCGATAAAATCGTTGTGGCGCAATTGAAAAAAGGCGACTTTTTCGGTGAAATTTCTCTCTTTAATAAAACACCACGAAGCGCCACCGCCACCGCAGTGGGAAATGTAAAGCTTGCCTTCATCGATAGCGTCGAACAGCTGCGATCATTCCTCATCAAGAATCCGGTTTTTGCCGCGAAAATGGTGCATACCCTTGCGCAGCGGCTTGCCAAGACCGATGAAATACTCATCGGCAAAATAAGTGAATTGAACAGGATAAAGGTTACAAGGGATATTTGA
- a CDS encoding TerB family tellurite resistance protein: MSKSFTKEEKMVLIAVMKYIVSTDGIVTDREVDDINELAEEKGFEDFQEIFNEVDRTVKSMDDLKKLVKQIEHEGSRKKIIKYAVEFSRADADVNPHEIEILKYMCNVWNINLKALLDEG; this comes from the coding sequence ATGTCCAAATCATTTACAAAAGAAGAAAAGATGGTCCTTATTGCCGTCATGAAGTATATTGTCAGCACCGACGGCATTGTGACAGACCGTGAAGTTGACGATATCAATGAACTTGCAGAGGAAAAAGGCTTCGAGGATTTCCAGGAGATATTCAACGAGGTGGACAGGACGGTTAAATCAATGGATGATCTTAAGAAACTCGTAAAGCAGATTGAACATGAGGGAAGCAGAAAAAAGATTATCAAGTATGCCGTGGAATTCTCCCGCGCCGATGCGGATGTCAATCCCCATGAGATCGAGATACTGAAATATATGTGCAACGTCTGGAACATCAACTTGAAAGCCCTTTTAGATGAGGGATGA
- a CDS encoding DEAD/DEAH box helicase, whose protein sequence is MEDLKYFIESKFNGEVRASFTIPGSKGSFVDFPPNLDNELKKVLLSQGINALYAHQAEAFKKIEGSCDTLVVSRTASGKTLSFFLPILNEYLHAEQPFSVMLLYPTKALSRDQESTFGKLMSSVNKSGMLGTFDGDTPRDERDRIQRSSDFIVTNPDMLHSGILPNHNRKWRGFLSRLRYIVVDEVHIYRGAFGSHVSNIFRRLQRVCAVHGSRPVFVCSSATIRNPHEHARLLFHRDFEVIDYDSSPQPEKNFYFINPPLEESLGHAAYRKGPASASIPLIREAVRRKIRTICFCRARQEVERLYRAVIDDYPELRQYVKPYRGGLLPTERRQIERDLAGGKLLGIITTNALELGIDIGDLDLCILSGHPGTIASFWQQAGRVGRKGKSPVIVYIAKDRPIDQFLVNHHDFVTTTPVEQALLNPDNPYIILQHLPCAAQEHPLRLTEDVFDPFLYDEALNILKDDKSIVPYHDSFRYALQDYPARGVNIRGMTDYNVEIYCGTDVIGELDPIGARGTLYKDAIYQHLGRKYMSMDLDLDKKLCRVDPVDVDYYTEAVWEGRVDLTESEEIHIFNNARLEFGVIRVNKQPKLYKKIRERTYENIGYGPITLPAFEYDTTGFNIVAPSGWIKTLEEKNKLYTGAAYYGLSYILRHASTVFCMSDIKDINTDISLYEAEKGTWRSALYLYDTIEGGVGYAERIFERIEEVLRFCKEILDNCECRYGCPSCVPPLPPGVDSKELEEFLVESNASVECTRSLLLSILEKTVHVPEIAIGRTPLSTRDAPPVDTEKLRVSRKLDRAARILRDKRERLH, encoded by the coding sequence ATGGAAGATTTAAAATACTTCATCGAATCAAAATTCAATGGCGAAGTTCGCGCCTCTTTTACCATTCCTGGTAGCAAGGGCTCCTTTGTCGATTTCCCTCCGAACCTTGATAATGAGCTGAAGAAAGTTCTCTTATCGCAGGGAATTAATGCCCTGTATGCCCATCAGGCAGAAGCGTTCAAAAAAATAGAAGGCAGTTGCGATACCCTTGTTGTGTCCCGTACGGCCAGCGGGAAAACGCTCTCTTTCTTCCTGCCCATACTTAATGAATATCTCCACGCAGAGCAGCCCTTTTCCGTGATGCTCCTGTACCCGACCAAGGCGCTTTCCCGGGACCAGGAGAGCACTTTTGGCAAGCTGATGTCCTCTGTTAACAAAAGCGGGATGCTGGGCACCTTCGACGGCGACACTCCCCGGGACGAGCGCGATAGGATACAGCGCTCATCAGATTTTATCGTGACGAACCCCGACATGCTTCATAGCGGGATATTGCCGAATCATAATCGCAAATGGCGCGGATTTCTTTCCCGCCTGCGGTATATAGTCGTTGACGAAGTCCATATTTACCGCGGCGCCTTCGGCTCCCATGTCTCCAATATATTCCGCAGACTTCAGCGCGTATGTGCCGTCCATGGGAGCAGGCCGGTCTTCGTATGTTCCTCCGCGACCATCCGCAATCCCCATGAGCACGCACGTCTTCTCTTCCACCGGGATTTCGAGGTCATTGATTACGATTCATCTCCTCAACCGGAAAAGAACTTTTACTTCATCAATCCGCCGCTCGAGGAAAGCCTCGGCCATGCCGCCTACCGGAAGGGTCCGGCTTCGGCGTCGATCCCCCTTATCCGGGAAGCCGTCCGCAGAAAAATCAGAACCATTTGCTTCTGCCGGGCCCGACAGGAAGTGGAGCGCCTCTACCGCGCCGTTATCGACGATTATCCTGAACTCCGGCAGTATGTTAAGCCGTACCGCGGCGGTCTACTGCCCACCGAGCGCCGCCAGATCGAGCGTGACCTTGCCGGAGGAAAGCTCCTCGGCATCATCACGACAAACGCCCTGGAGCTCGGCATCGACATAGGCGACCTTGACCTGTGCATTTTATCAGGCCATCCGGGGACCATCGCCAGTTTCTGGCAGCAGGCGGGGAGGGTGGGCCGCAAGGGTAAATCTCCGGTCATTGTCTATATAGCCAAGGACCGCCCCATCGACCAGTTTCTCGTGAATCACCATGACTTTGTCACCACAACGCCGGTGGAACAGGCCCTGCTTAATCCTGACAACCCCTATATCATTTTACAGCATCTGCCCTGTGCCGCCCAGGAGCATCCCCTCCGTCTCACTGAAGATGTTTTCGATCCATTCCTGTATGACGAGGCACTTAATATCCTCAAGGATGACAAGTCAATCGTGCCGTACCACGATTCTTTCAGGTACGCGCTTCAAGATTATCCCGCCCGGGGTGTGAACATCAGGGGCATGACCGATTATAATGTCGAGATATACTGCGGCACTGATGTGATCGGCGAGCTGGATCCGATCGGCGCCCGCGGCACCCTTTATAAAGATGCCATATACCAGCATCTTGGGAGAAAATACATGTCCATGGACCTCGACCTGGACAAGAAGCTCTGCAGGGTCGATCCCGTCGACGTTGATTATTACACAGAGGCGGTCTGGGAGGGGCGTGTGGACCTCACCGAATCGGAGGAGATCCATATATTCAACAATGCCCGCCTGGAATTCGGCGTCATCCGGGTCAACAAGCAGCCGAAGCTTTACAAGAAGATTAGAGAGCGCACCTATGAAAATATCGGTTATGGGCCAATAACCCTTCCGGCATTTGAATACGACACGACCGGCTTTAACATAGTGGCCCCTTCCGGGTGGATCAAAACGCTTGAAGAAAAAAACAAGCTCTATACCGGCGCCGCCTATTACGGTCTCAGCTATATACTTCGCCACGCGTCAACGGTATTTTGCATGTCGGACATAAAGGATATCAACACTGACATATCGCTCTATGAGGCCGAAAAGGGAACCTGGCGCAGCGCCCTTTATTTATACGATACTATCGAAGGGGGTGTCGGTTATGCGGAGCGGATTTTCGAGCGCATAGAGGAGGTCCTCCGGTTCTGCAAGGAGATCCTCGACAACTGCGAATGCCGTTACGGATGTCCTTCCTGCGTTCCGCCCCTTCCTCCCGGCGTCGACAGCAAGGAGCTCGAGGAATTCCTGGTGGAATCCAATGCCTCTGTTGAATGCACCAGGAGTCTCCTTCTGTCCATCCTTGAAAAGACGGTACATGTCCCGGAAATCGCCATCGGAAGGACTCCCCTGTCAACGCGCGACGCACCGCCGGTTGACACCGAAAAATTGCGTGTCAGCAGGAAGCTTGACAGGGCGGCTAGAATCCTCCGCGACAAGCGCGAGAGGCTCCATTGA
- a CDS encoding ribonuclease H-like domain-containing protein — translation MIQGCFRHIHGIGPKTASRLNDLGFLAWEDCFSRESSIPFNGKKRKKFLEEIRRSIESYDSRDIGYFTESFPTSEQWRILGEYLPGATFIDVETTGLSWNYCHASVIAAYHRGELHAFVYGENLDDFLYLADESELLVTYNGTSFDIPFIEKTFNIPSLNRPHVDLRWIAWHKGYHGGLKSIERRLGIQRPPQVEGIDGFEAVDLYYRWQQGDPLSRDLLVSYCEADVLSTYLVAERILIESGCTVNQIDLDKAFSLIECPGVII, via the coding sequence TTGATCCAGGGCTGCTTTCGCCATATTCATGGGATCGGTCCCAAGACTGCATCCCGGTTGAATGACCTGGGCTTTCTCGCCTGGGAGGACTGCTTTTCCAGGGAGAGCTCTATTCCTTTTAACGGAAAGAAGCGAAAAAAGTTTCTTGAGGAAATCCGGAGAAGCATCGAATCCTATGATTCCCGCGACATCGGTTATTTTACAGAATCATTTCCAACATCTGAGCAATGGAGAATACTTGGAGAATATTTGCCGGGCGCTACATTTATCGATGTGGAAACGACGGGACTATCGTGGAATTACTGCCATGCATCGGTCATTGCGGCATATCATCGCGGCGAACTCCATGCCTTCGTTTATGGCGAGAATCTTGATGATTTTCTTTATCTGGCTGATGAATCCGAGCTTCTGGTTACCTATAACGGAACCAGTTTCGATATTCCGTTCATTGAAAAGACCTTCAACATCCCATCATTGAACCGGCCCCATGTCGATCTTCGATGGATTGCGTGGCACAAAGGCTATCATGGCGGCCTCAAGTCAATCGAGCGTCGCCTTGGCATACAAAGACCCCCTCAAGTGGAAGGCATAGACGGTTTTGAAGCTGTTGATTTGTATTACCGGTGGCAGCAGGGCGATCCCTTATCGCGGGACCTGCTCGTCAGCTATTGTGAAGCCGATGTCCTTTCGACATACCTTGTGGCCGAACGGATATTGATTGAATCAGGATGCACGGTGAATCAGATTGACCTGGATAAAGCCTTCAGTTTAATCGAATGTCCCGGCGTTATTATTTAA
- a CDS encoding DUF3343 domain-containing protein: MNSLKSYHVVLFKSVNQTMWADKILKDKGIPHKLIPVPRHISADCGVCLRIMPDDAEKAESILAGVEGFVEIIPLNNNAGTFD; this comes from the coding sequence ATGAATTCGCTAAAATCATATCACGTTGTTCTTTTTAAATCAGTCAATCAGACCATGTGGGCCGACAAGATTCTCAAAGATAAAGGAATTCCCCATAAGCTGATACCGGTTCCTCGTCATATAAGCGCGGATTGCGGTGTCTGCCTTCGAATCATGCCTGATGATGCCGAAAAGGCCGAATCCATACTTGCCGGCGTTGAAGGATTCGTCGAAATCATTCCATTAAATAATAACGCCGGGACATTCGATTAA
- the yedF gene encoding sulfurtransferase-like selenium metabolism protein YedF, translated as MIHTIDARGLACPQPVINATKALEANDHIMVIVDNITALENIRRMSENKGYAISSDTRNDGIYITIDKTTSTSASTRGIVDVSPASVNCGMRVLVVSQDIMGKGSEELGKVLMKSLFHTLAETDPSPDTMIFLNSGVKLVAEGSEVIEDIKILEKKGRQILACGTCLDFFKLKDKLLAGKISNMYEIKELMLSASSTINI; from the coding sequence ATGATTCATACCATAGATGCACGCGGACTGGCCTGCCCGCAGCCCGTAATCAATGCTACAAAAGCGCTTGAGGCCAACGATCATATCATGGTCATTGTTGACAATATAACGGCCCTTGAGAACATCAGGCGCATGTCTGAAAATAAAGGATATGCCATTTCAAGCGACACCAGGAATGACGGGATATACATCACCATAGATAAAACTACATCAACGTCTGCATCCACCCGCGGCATAGTCGACGTTTCTCCGGCATCTGTAAATTGCGGCATGCGCGTTCTCGTCGTTTCCCAGGACATAATGGGCAAAGGGAGCGAAGAACTTGGGAAGGTTCTTATGAAAAGCCTTTTTCACACCCTCGCTGAAACAGATCCGTCGCCGGATACCATGATTTTTCTTAACAGCGGCGTAAAGCTGGTTGCCGAAGGGTCAGAGGTGATCGAAGATATTAAAATTCTCGAAAAAAAAGGGAGGCAAATCCTTGCCTGCGGCACATGCCTTGACTTTTTTAAATTGAAAGACAAGCTGCTGGCCGGAAAGATATCAAACATGTATGAGATAAAAGAGCTGATGTTAAGCGCTTCTTCGACCATCAACATATGA
- the dinB gene encoding DNA polymerase IV, with protein MNIRKIIHVDMDAFYASVEQRNNPLLKGKPVIVGGDPKKRGVVAACSYEARAYGIHSAMASSIAHRLCPHAIFIRGNFDEYHAVSEQIHEIFHDYTDMVEPLSLDEAYLDVTDNKAGNPYATSIACEIRKRIYERTSLTASAGVSYCKFLAKVASDYHKPNGLTVIIPEEADAFIENLPIGKFYGIGKVTERKMLQLGIRTGRDLKRLYLEDLLRIFGKVGEYYYDISHGIDDRPVETEYIRKSIGKEETFERDLDDIYEMNSILRTLSWRVADSLNHHETRGRTITIKVKYADFTCISRSITIDELCDNSDIIFMHAKNLLTKTEAGIKKVRLLGISLSNLDTEETEIEDRQLILTFAM; from the coding sequence ATGAATATCAGGAAAATAATCCATGTTGATATGGACGCCTTTTACGCCTCCGTCGAGCAAAGGAATAATCCACTATTGAAAGGAAAACCCGTCATTGTGGGTGGAGACCCGAAGAAAAGGGGAGTCGTCGCAGCCTGTTCTTACGAGGCTAGAGCATACGGGATCCATTCGGCCATGGCCTCAAGCATAGCACATCGGCTCTGCCCCCATGCCATTTTCATCCGGGGCAACTTTGATGAATACCATGCCGTGTCAGAGCAGATCCATGAAATATTTCATGATTACACCGATATGGTCGAGCCATTATCACTTGATGAAGCGTACCTCGACGTTACTGATAATAAAGCAGGTAATCCCTACGCAACGTCAATTGCCTGTGAAATAAGAAAAAGAATCTATGAACGCACATCCTTGACTGCTTCCGCAGGCGTATCGTACTGTAAGTTCCTCGCCAAGGTCGCTTCCGACTACCATAAACCCAATGGACTTACCGTGATAATCCCCGAGGAGGCAGACGCTTTCATAGAGAACCTGCCCATCGGCAAATTTTACGGGATCGGAAAAGTCACCGAAAGAAAGATGCTGCAGCTCGGCATCCGTACGGGCCGGGACCTGAAGCGCCTGTACCTGGAAGACCTCCTGCGGATTTTCGGGAAGGTAGGCGAATACTATTACGATATCTCCCATGGGATCGATGATCGTCCCGTTGAAACCGAGTATATCAGAAAATCAATCGGCAAAGAGGAAACCTTCGAAAGGGACCTTGATGATATTTATGAAATGAATTCAATCCTGCGAACGCTGTCATGGAGGGTCGCAGATTCTCTCAATCATCATGAAACCAGGGGCAGGACCATCACTATTAAAGTAAAATATGCTGATTTTACCTGCATAAGCAGGAGCATAACCATTGACGAGTTGTGCGATAACAGTGATATTATATTTATGCACGCCAAGAACCTACTCACAAAGACCGAGGCCGGCATTAAAAAAGTGAGGCTCCTCGGGATATCCCTGTCAAATCTCGATACCGAAGAGACGGAGATTGAAGACCGCCAGCTAATCCTGACTTTCGCAATGTAA
- the asnS gene encoding asparagine--tRNA ligase: MIKQGIKHILTMKGDGGPMTVEGWVRTKRESKGVTFLEINDGSTIKNLQIVIDQTYKDYASISKDLNTGASVIVKGKLIASPGQGQSVEVTAEEITIVGTASPEEYALQKKRHTFEFLREIAHLRPRANSFGAVARVRSAMSFAIHSFFNERGFVYVHTPIITGSDCEGAGEMFQVTTLPLESVPVIEGKVDFSQDFFGKKAALTVSGQLEGETYACALKNIYTFGPTFRAENSNTSRHLAEFWMIEPEMAFCDINGNMDVAEEFLKYIFTYVLDACPDDMDFFNSRISQGIIENLQHIIKSEFKRITYTEAVDQLLKSGATFEFPVEWGIDLQSEHEKFLTEQVYRLPVIITDYPKQIKAFYMKLNDDNRTVRAMDILVPRLGEIVGGSERESDYARLKSRIAECGLNPDDYWWYLDLRKFGTVPHAGFGLGFERVIQFVTGMQNIRDVIPFPRSVKTLEF, from the coding sequence ATGATAAAACAAGGAATCAAGCACATATTGACAATGAAGGGCGACGGCGGCCCCATGACCGTTGAAGGCTGGGTGCGCACGAAGAGGGAATCCAAAGGGGTCACGTTCCTAGAGATCAATGACGGGTCAACCATTAAGAATCTGCAGATTGTTATTGACCAAACATATAAGGATTATGCCTCTATTTCAAAAGACCTGAATACCGGCGCCAGCGTTATTGTGAAGGGTAAACTCATCGCATCGCCCGGCCAGGGCCAGTCGGTTGAGGTGACAGCGGAAGAGATCACGATCGTGGGTACGGCCTCCCCGGAGGAATATGCGCTGCAGAAAAAGCGGCATACCTTTGAATTCCTGAGGGAAATCGCCCATCTCCGTCCCCGGGCGAACTCCTTCGGAGCTGTGGCCAGGGTTCGGAGCGCCATGAGCTTCGCGATCCACAGTTTCTTCAACGAGCGCGGATTCGTGTATGTCCACACCCCTATCATTACCGGCAGCGACTGCGAAGGCGCCGGCGAGATGTTCCAGGTCACGACATTGCCCCTCGAAAGTGTGCCGGTGATCGAGGGAAAGGTTGATTTCAGCCAGGACTTCTTCGGCAAAAAGGCAGCTCTCACGGTGAGCGGCCAGCTGGAAGGCGAGACATACGCATGCGCCCTGAAGAATATCTACACCTTCGGGCCGACATTCAGGGCGGAGAACTCCAATACGTCGCGTCACCTTGCCGAATTCTGGATGATAGAGCCGGAGATGGCATTCTGCGATATCAATGGGAACATGGATGTCGCTGAAGAATTCTTGAAATACATTTTCACGTATGTCCTCGATGCATGCCCCGATGACATGGATTTCTTTAACAGCCGGATAAGCCAGGGAATTATTGAGAATCTCCAGCACATCATAAAAAGCGAATTCAAGCGAATAACCTATACAGAGGCCGTTGATCAGCTCCTCAAATCGGGGGCAACATTCGAATTTCCCGTCGAATGGGGCATCGATCTTCAGAGCGAGCATGAAAAATTTCTTACCGAACAGGTTTACCGGCTCCCCGTGATAATCACCGATTACCCCAAGCAGATTAAGGCCTTCTACATGAAGCTCAATGACGACAACAGGACCGTAAGGGCCATGGACATCCTGGTGCCGCGTCTCGGAGAGATCGTCGGCGGCAGTGAGCGCGAGTCCGACTATGCCAGGCTTAAAAGCAGGATCGCCGAGTGCGGGCTCAATCCCGATGATTACTGGTGGTATCTGGACCTGCGTAAATTCGGCACGGTCCCGCACGCCGGCTTCGGTCTCGGTTTTGAGAGGGTCATACAGTTCGTAACGGGAATGCAGAACATTCGCGACGTGATCCCGTTCCCCCGGTCGGTTAAAACGCTCGAATTCTGA